TGTTATTGTTTGgtagttttgaataaataaCTATATGTACTTTTGacatatttcaacaagagtatttgcaaaattatttaatatatatcttttcttaaaatgatataagtcTCTACTCCTCTCTCTCTCAGTCCTCATGGGGTagaaaatttcatatatatttagtaaactgaattgcaaaaaatatttaaatcgcaTTTAAAATCTGGTAGAAGTTATATATTTGTCTTTTcttacttgttttttttttacaaaaaaaaaatacaaaaacaagaaGTATTATGAATTAATGAACCATAGGCTCATTGTGtcatatattcaattttttttcctttatatcagCTGTTGTTGATCATTCTTCTCTGCTATCTTATATATCACAATTGAAAGCATCTGTTCTGCTTCATGATTCAGAAGTCATTTCACTATTTATATCAcgcttttgaattttttacctatagctatatacatgtagtagctataatatataatacatgtagtacctttaagtaataaaatgtattatttatataagtaaatatttcCTTGCTTAGCCTTATACATTGACTGttaatacattatttatttaataagtgCAACATCGATATGTTAATTCAATctgaatatttataattatgtatttcagGATAACCCATCTGATGTAACAACACTAACAAGCTGATATGCAGCACATCACTGGAAGCCAACTAAACAGCATTTCAAAACCTTTCACCTTTAGCACAGAGTTAGCCATGCACTTCCCTTAATCCCTCATTTAAAGTCacttttttaaagatgaaaaataaagtttgtCGTTTTTAGGATTAACTGAAGGTCAGACACAGCTAACATCTTCCCTTTCTCTAATATTTCCTATCTccaaaatgtgaatatttccattaagtaattccataattatattttcatgtaatgATACTttctttatttagatataaagtgttTGATTGAAAGTATATAATATGACTATTTACaagcattcaaattcattttgctTGCTATTTTAAGGAACATTCTAAATATTCTAGCTCTGACAAGAGCCTGGTAATGTACTCAGAATTTTTTAGAATTACCGTAACCGGTTTTAAATGGATTaatatatcaaggaaaattataaaaaatataggaaCATCTTGTGTGTCCTTAAAGCTGAATCCATTATACTGAgtatatcaatttaaacttgcattgttttgtttttagaatCATATGATTTACAAATCACATGAaacgaaatacatgtactaaatataATGTActattgttgaataattattattttatatttgtacaatCAAAATGTGAAGCGTTTGATATGTATTATTCCacatgattaatttttaattagatacagtagaaaatatgaaatgtcaGTTAATATGGTTATTATCAAGTGTACATTTTTTGGTATACATTAGCTAGACCCACATCCAGATAAAAGATAATCAATTAAGTTATTAGAGTGTATATTTTTGAAACTGTCCAACgattgctacatgtacatacttcaATGACCACAATTAATTTTATGCTGTATTATAAGTATAGCATGTTAACACAAATGCGATTTAACTAGACATGTTGAGTGTAGAGTGTATTATGTACCTCAATgtataaaaagataaatgaattttgttaaaCATTGGACACTTACAATCTTTGTTTACTGTGTCTGATATGCTTTGGTTTCAAAAACTATCATTTATGAAGACTCTATTTTCAATTCTACCTTTGCATCATTGGTGAATTATTCTTTTCCATGCTTTTCAATGCATAAAAAGACtgcaatttttttcatcattacaTTAAATATTAGTTAAAATGATGTAGTATACTATTGTTTTGAAGACTTATGATAAATACGAAAATTAATtgtgtgtatatatttatatgtatatttcacCATAGCTTTTTAGTTACCGGAATACCCCtccttttttgggggggggggattaaatGACTAAAGTTTTGCAATGAAatgaacaaattaatttttaaccaaaatcatCTGGTGAAATGCTAATAATCTAATCTTTTCTAAATGCACCTTAACATGTACTAGCTGGTACTAAtcaatatcttaatatataacTCTATATTGCTATGTCATCAGAATTTTTTCACATCTTTTATATTATGATAGAAAGTTATTTTTGGTGAAAGACTGGAACAAACTATAAACTTTTAAAGGACCTTTGAATTCTCATgtgtatgtaaaataattacaatATGCTGTGATATAGTTCATATTAGAAATATATGaaagtgtgttaaaattattagaattacatgttgCAAACTGTGGTGTATAGtgatgttattgtttttagTGAATACTGATGTACAATACAGTTGgaaatattgttttgattatatGTAAATGTGATGAATCTTCTTATCAatcaatattatacatgtatatgtaaaagattgAAATCTTATTAATTTTACCAGACAAATTGTTAGTATTGTCCATTGTCATTTAGAATTGTAcatacaactacatgtattaggtGGTCCAATCATGCTtggattaaaaaataacattataaaatttattatgatttatgaaagaaatattgttgttttttttaatgagagaGGGAGGGAGAGAAAGACAGAGGGAAAGAGAGAACAATCAGAAAGATATATAAGAAATggatactgtgaaatcattatataaataaattttgtggtggctcaatttttgtggaaatGGTGTGTACATCTCATCCATGAATTAACTTTCTCCCTGaattaataaatcatatttccttttaagtataaaataataaatgaaattatatttacgTACCCACAAAGCAATGCACAAAAATTGTCCCCCACTAATTTTAATGATCCAACAGTATCCTTTCATTATAAAGCCGAAGCCTATGCATGCTCTAAGGCCATTCAACTTCGACAAACTCACTTTTGGTTTCGGGGTCACTATCacttaagaaatataaattgGAAGAGTAAGCATGTCTACTAGTAGGTTTTATTATCCTGGGACAAGaagataaaatgaaaacaatagaaCTTGCATGTCATTTTGAATGTGGGGAAATTATGGTAAATTAAGTTTCAGCTAAACTTCTAATCAAAGTTATAATCTTCCAGCTGAGAGCTTTTGTAAATTATGGGGCCACAAAAATTTCTTTACTGCAAAAGGGTTACTTTTTAGGTATGtactataaaatttaatgtttaatattcTGGGGGATGAACCCCCCCCATCCgcaaatattgaattttatgaCACCATCTATAAGGTCCTTGCAACAAATATGTTTAATCTCAGTGGGGTACATTAAGAGTTGTAAGGTTTCAAAAACGGTTATTAACATGaacttatattcatatttattactTAACACCCCCTATCCCAACAAAACGATACTACATGTTTCAccatatatgcaatatttttcattaaattcaaaaataatagTGGATGCAAGGCTATGCCGATTGCGTACTTATGGTCTGAGACGATGACCAAGAATGTACTTCAAACATAGAAATAAACTATAGATTTTTCCCGCCTTTTTTTACTCCGGGTCTGTTATGACCTATGAACTTGTTACGGGTCAACGAAATCCACGtgatatgaatttaaatgacaataacattcgcaggggtgaaagtaatgcctcctcgtgaatatcaatctatcacgtgatatcgacagctaaatttagcctatcataccaaaactggtgaagggtcaacatcttcataattgtgatagtttcacaaaggaaaggatattttcagtaaagcataaatttgtccgatatacgactacaaacaaaagaaaaaaatacaagcctgtgagtagatatgaatacttcctttaaaaaaatgacgtagacctgtgtttttcccctatgtgctatttatagatcctataagtgttaatgcagaagtaagggtatcgtgaatgacaagcgtattttactcattatacatgtatgtatttcaatttaacaactgttaagcatattaaaaatcaagttggatatttaattaggcaaacaataacgaccatctagttctccgcggacatgcgcaatcaggtcggtttgctcttccttcatcaatattcatgaaaaggtatattttcctggcaggaaaagaaacaattaaaaatctatatctttgtaacgagatggaattcacccttgtaatttacagattaaggataacttttataagtagacaaatacatgcgttttcactgtcattcaaaattgacgcaaattatagcgtgtatagctttaagcaTACTTtaggctttatttttttctagcTATAGTTTGATATAAGTTTTTGCGACTAAAATACGCGCTGTACAATCTGTTGAAATAGGAAATGTTCAGGGTAAACAATGTGTTACTGTATATCAAATACTCAATGGAATCGTCGTTATAACTGACATGAAATATCATTCAATACACAgctaaaaaaatgtgatgtcaaCGGGGATTTTTTACTGCagcagacccggatgataacgttgaaaaattgcgcaaggtattccgagtgacttccgaattaagaaaagatgtaaacattccccattataaatctccccAAGAAATCTTTCCGTTTCTGTGAACTCTTCCGAGTGAAAAacgataatgtgtcaatgaagatatcttaaaaaattcacctttcatcgattttaagtgcacttctttcacatgtatatttttactaaaaatcGGCTAAATGTGACGTAAAAAAATCTTGGAACAGACTACGgtatattaaataaacatgCCAATTATATACCAACAGAATATGCATATAAAATAAGATTTACATGcagaaaaatcaaaaaacaaCTTAAGGAACTTTATACGTCGGCCACGAATTTCAGGTGTACAATCGgttgtaacgaaatcgaagggttaaTATACCAGATACTTGTgtgacagtgcctatttacgagcggtgttcagctttatggtatgtacatatattcaCGCAGAAATGAAACAATAAATTAGCATCAACAATCGTTTCACTTAACAAAATAGGTATTCAtgagatttttttataataagcaACAATCAGAAAGATTTCCTTCTAAAATTAAAGTGTAATCTTGAAACTAGGTTCATTTACCAGGTATAAAATCAGCCGGAGTAACCTTGACCTTTTTACGGGCCGTCTTGATGTGTTTCCGGAGCGTCTCTATGGTATCGAAGCAGATGAGCGGGTTAATTTTAGAAGATTCCTTCACGTGACTGTCATGTGCTCTCATCAAACCGTCACATTCCTGCTCTGACAGGAATTCGTCATATAAGAAAACTCTGCAAAATTAGGAAGAGGAATAGAtcattttagggggggggggggcgttaatcatttaatttaggATCTCTCATTACATTTTACTACATAATAAGGATTCGAACCCTAGTCAACACGCAAACTCCCGTCCATCCCTGGAAAATCTAAGCTTATTGAATGCACATAGTTAAGTTACCGAATATAGACCTCAGGACATCCCCCTTCAACCCCCAAACctttctctgaaaaaaaaatctactttgGATTTTCCCGGTAAAATTTCTATATCAGTGCATCATGTGGAGTAGTCAATATGTTGGCAAGGAATAAAACAACCATTGATTCTTCTCCATTGAATAACCATGATCGTgataaatatgactttatttagCAACACGTATTTTATGaagatatcaaattttatttttaagaaaatcaaaactttaaattGGAATGGTTATgtagaatttcaaattattatcGCGTCACATCCGGTTTACAACCATTTGAGCTGTTTCCTACCTGACACTACTGTTGTTTGGTTTCTGTGGCAACAGTTCCACAGGCGGAAGTCGCCTACCGTCCACAAAGATCTTTTTGGGGGACATCTTCTTCAAGTACGTAGCCTTGAATTCCTCCACCTCCTTCTCTATCTCTTTCACATTCCCGGATGATAGAGTCGTTGTCTTTTGTTTGTTGTTCTTCTGCGATTTGCCGCCATTTTGATTCTGACTCTTTGACAATCTAGATTTCTGTGTTTGATCGGTCTTGGACGGCTGGAGTGGTTTCTTCTCCGTTGGAGTCTCTGTCTCTGACTTTTCAGACAATTTCACCGGAATTTCTTGTTTTACAGACGGTTTTCTCTGTTGTTCTTTACTGGACACTGTTCCATCTTCTGTGTCGTCGATGTCGGAATCTAACTCCACGAAAGTGTCCCCGTTGTCTCTCTGAACGACTGTTCTACCATCTACACGTTCTGAACTCTTAGCTACACTATAACTCATATACAACCCATACACGAGGAATCCAACCAGAATAATGGCAAATGAGGTCCGAAAAATCACCAGTTCTAGGCTGACTCTATTTTTAGAATCTTTTTCACTTTGTACAGAACTGTGTTTCTCTTTGTCGTTTCCGGTTTGTTGCAGATTCGGTTTCCGGTGACGGGATCTATTCTGCTGTTTCATTGCGATTGTCTTAATAACCTAAAACATGGTTAAACAAATTTACATTAACCAAAGCTTCAATTACAATATGTCATTTGTAAttcttgatttaaataaatatatctacAGGTACTTagatctttatatatatagacacCACAATGTGTTGTTACACAAAAACAAGACAGTTGTCATATTCGCTACCCAATGGGTTTTCTATCCACTTCGCTTCATAAATGGGGAGCGGAGTGTATGAAAAATCTAGCGATGAAAACTATAGATAAATCAAGacagattgataaatatttacagttcAAATAAACTTTATCAACTCAAAGATTAATATACTGTCCCATCTTTCTGTTGATGTCTTACGCAGCATGGGGAATGCTGTAAGAGTTTTAAATGCCCCAGTTTCCGGATCTACACGAAGTGGATTCATTCATGCATAATTACGTATACAGTGTTTGTACGTTCATCCATTTAACTGTGACAAATAAGTATGTTTAATACAGGGATAACAAATACATAACAAAGGCTTCATAATTGTGTCGTATTAATTGTGAATGTACAtgcatgatgatgatgatgagagagagagagagagagagagagagagagagagaaatgcaTGTATCTACAATATCCTATTGTAAATCTTCCAAGTTTCTAAACTACAGTCATTGCTATGGCGTGCTGTACCACTGTACTGAAGATACCTAAAGTAGGcttgtataattatgtttttgagAAGTTAAAATACTACAGCAATATAACATGTGACATTGCGTTATACTTACACACGAGACAAGATCCCGGTCCAAGTTTATGCTGTATGGCGGTCCGTTCTTGTCACTTTCACGGTTGAGACTACACGCACCTATCTACACCTATCTATCTACTGTGTACACAGTACATTTTTATCAGCACCTCTCGATCCAATCTAATGTAAAGCGAATTAGTAAACTGCTTTAGGTACAAGCTTGTACACGCGTTTTGActtcatttcattatttgttttcaaaagtttttctAATCACTAATTATTTTCGAAGGAAGTCGATTCATTGATCGACGAGCGGGGTTTTAAATATAGATTACCGCAGCATGTCCTTGTGAATATTCTATATGGTCTAAAGGagaagtatatatatatctatttgcCTTAAGACACTTTGAAACAATGCGTTTAAAGGTGATACTCGAGAGTGGGCATATATCTGATAAAGGAGTTGTTTACATTCGGAGTCGGAGATGTCCCGAATAATAGTGTGagagtataataataatatgataagatagtaggagtaataatgtaTATGCATGTTCTATGAATGTAATGTACGCtagaaaattataaaacatgtacctgtatgcgcgcggtagagagagagagagagagagagagagagagagagagagagagagagagagagagagagagagagagagagagagagagagagagagagattttccgATAGGCAGACTGATGGACTTGTCTATTGatgtttgttatatttattaatttttttactaaatagttatataatattaatttttatatttttctaaaaatcatgGTTATTATTGGTCATAAAGTTTaacaataaatacatatttattgcATTGTCCGGACCACCTTTTCCGAGGTCCCCCTATAGATCCATGCATGTGCTATGTCATGTAAAATGAGTGTTACTTCAGGCTTGATAATGCGTTGatctttaattttgattcaGATTTTACGGTAATTATACAGATTACTACtgccttttttttaattattattcaaacagatcgcattaaaaaaaacaatatctgtttggggttttttggcttttgttaccgttcttttttttcttttcttttttctttttttttaaatttttaattcaataaaaataaaatcaatgtatgatttttatttttatttaataaaatatttaaaatatatttggatAAACTTTGTTGTATATCAacagcaaataaaataaatcataaatcacTCTTTGTTTCCGactgtatttttatttcattaagaaatgaagataataatttttctattgatcgacgtatcaaagaaaaaattgaccggaaaacttcatcaatgcgcgtagcgcattgatgaaaaagttttccggtcaattttttctttgatacgtcgatcaatagaaaaattattatcttcatttcttatcatttaataaaacattttcaaataaaaaaatgtgaagtgtcattgatcaaacatgtaaataatgtaaatgaagcggcgcgtatgaatacaaaacaacaacagcaacagtattcaaaatggatgcgccttcagctgatgcagagctattgagctgaatttaatggattaaacacaaatagtgagttaaaatctgaactggctgaattgaaaacgaaaggaaaatacatgcgatagcttgtgatattattccctgtgcagaaaaactcgtattaaaactagttttcatgtgagatcgctggaaaatgcaactggacataaccatccaaggaaaggcgatcgtgTACGAAAATAGccgatatgtcgacaaagaatagtatgtataggcgacttttgtaaacgttgtggtaactagatagccagtgatgtacttaaatggcatatctgccgcttggaatgcgccgaaggagttgatgcattactcatagcttttctttacgactctatttctgatgaccgatcatgtacgtgtgtaaatttgaaacttatgattatcgttaccaaatttgaacagcagtgcagtgttaccgtgaaagtttataggcctatatgttcgttataatattcctggaaaaggaacagccagcctcgctgtaaatgttgattgatctcaagcagacgaaatcgtgagaagacgcttaattttctatttcgtgaatcaaataatgtgtttcgttcatttttgaaggttaaactttcaagtttttatattcacaagatTGCATTTTtcttgctgacaataaaacagacacaactttacattttgttgacagtgtttatcttggaaatacccgttctataaatagtgttagatcaaaacagttgagaagagtagatccggcaaacattttattgatgcaggtatcaaagaaatttttcgaccaatcagaagcgccgatatctcatcaaatgaataaatattaaatgattatatttttacaaaaaaaatatcattggcGTCGGAACCGCCCCCTTACTTATACATAACCATaactaaaatctttttttggcttgtcaagatttctgacaaGTCTACCCCCACCCCTTCTGctcccccaattttcaatttgcttccgacgcctctACAAATTACAAGCCACACAAACACTAACTTTGAAAAGTAgagtcattttttttcacacgACGTGTCAATTTTTTGAcaattaatctaaaaaaaaatctacaatagTTGTTTTATTTTCGTATATATTGCATAGTCAATTTATTTCTTCGCAGTATTGGATTTTTTTCACTTGACCTTTTTTCCACTCGGCCACAAAGAGATTATCTTTGGtatccacacataaaccccacaGATCATCTAAATCACAGCTGTCAATGTATCGCAGGAACTCTCCGTTCTGATCTATGATATGTATGCAGTTGTTGAGGCGGTCTGACGTAAGTATACGGAAACTACTATCCGTAGCGATCCCAACTGGAATAAATGACAACTTCCGGTTGTAGGCTTGAGAACCTGTGTAGGTAAATCGAAATTTCCCGGACTCACTGACAACAACAACTGCACCGGCCTCGTTGTCAGCTACACAAATATCACCGTTCCTGTTACTACTAATGTATAAAGAGTATTGACCAGACGAATAGAGGGGATCCACTTTGTCATTGAACTGAATTTCCTTGGACCCATATGCAAAATAACGTACAACTTTCGTTTGTTTATCATCACTAACCATAACAACTAGAATATCACCGGATATGGTACAACAGACATGGCGGGGTCTCCATTCCCGAAGCGTAAGCAACTCCTGTACCTGTGTATTCACTATTTTGTTCACAGTTCTAAACGGCGGgtcaataattatataaaccagATCCCCATTCCATGTCACTGCTATATCTGATGGCTTGATCCCagacttggtttggactgactgCAATAGTTGACCCTGGAGATTATGGAGCGTGATGATGCAGTCGTTCCCAGTTGTCCATAACTCCTCATCGCTAAGTAAAGCCACGCTGGATAGATTTGCAGACCCTGTGTCTATTGCTTTCAGGATTTGAGGCACATCTAGTAGGGGTCGAAGCGGGGGAGATGGGGTCGTTTCTGGTGACTGGGGCACATCCAGTAGAGGTTGGGGCAGGAGAAATGGGTTCATTACCGGGAATTGAGCCACATCCGGTAGATGTAGAACAGGGGGAGATGGGTTCCTTTCCGGGGATTGAGGCACATCCGGTAGAGGTTGGACCGGGGGAGATTGGCTCGTTTCCGAGGATTCTATGTTGTttgtataattttctgtttccaCAGAAGGCAGTGAGAGAGAACCAAATTGTCTCcaaaatttctttttgttaaGCTTTCCAGGAGTGAATATTGGTAGGCAGACTTCGATTTCATTAAGCAACAttctgaattcagcattccTGGATATGTATTCGGAGACAAGGCATCCATCGTTGGAGTTTGACAGTTTCTTCAACTCCTCAATGCTTTGAATGACTTCGGGTACGGTTTGTTTGATTTCGTGTTCTTGTTTGTTCAGAGCgaacagaaaattattttttacatcaaCGAAATCTGAGGTTAGTTTGTTGATAATGTCGTCTATCTCTCGGATCAATTCTTCTCTTCGTTTATTCAGATCGTTCGCCAATTTTCGGGAATCTTTTTTCAGATTAGTTCTCAGACTCAAAATATAAGGTGCAAACTTCTGATATTCGGGATAGATGGAGTTTTCCAACTCTTGTAAATCTGTTGATATCTCTTCTCTTGCTTTTGCCAAGTTAACAAAAAATTCAACGAGATAATGTCCTTTATGCTCATAGGATGAATAACACTGCCCACAAGAAGGAATGTTACATGTTAAACAAAAACGTTTACACGGTCTCCCAATGTGTCTTGAGCATTTCGGATATTTAGgttccttttttctttctttgaatGTTACAATTCGATGTTTCACTGAATAACTTGAAACATGTTTCTCAACACAGGTCTCGCAAAGATCGACGTAGCATTTGTTACAATATGATAACTGGGGGTTAGGCGTATCACACAAGGCACATTGGGGAGTTTTACTGTAGTACATTGTCCGGGGCTTATTATTTTAAACCTACAAgacaaaaatacattaaaaactaGGGAATATAATAACATGATAATTAAGCTCAGATATGATTATTTGGCCCTTATGGCCATTGGGGACTGGGTGGCCGTGCCCATTTCTATGATCTCATTAAGGAGGAAAGTTATGtatgaaaatatagaaaaatattcaaatcctAAACCGGAAGTATgtttttttactaaattaaattttgaagttaaattttttttctagctACATATGATAGATCTGAGTGGTAATTTGTTGATAGCCCAGCCTCTTTATAGCAGTATTTACttataacactgtgccggataattatgccagtgccaaggtggcatttttgcacccgcttaagctgcatatatcgaaaaattcaaatatgccatatgatagaccattgcttaaagagttaacaaccacatttgttatcagtgtatctcacctgtcaggtaagatatttacctttcaaaaataaattcctacaggaaaataatttttcccacaGGAAAATCgatattcctataggtaatttgaaatttcctatcggaatacaagaacttcctataggaattttaattccgataggatttgataaaatccgataggaaaacttaatatcctataggaaaactacatgtctgaatcaaattcctacaggaattaccattctcctataggaaatataattcctgcaggacttttaaaaaatcctgtaggattgtcaatatttcctgtaggagagtcaattttcctatgggattcatcattttccgatgggatattaatctttaaaggtaaatatctcacctgtcaggtaaaacacactaaaaacaaaagtggttttatactctctagacaatggtctatcatttggtatacatggatttttccgaaactgcatcttaagcgggtgcaaaaatgccaccttggcactggcataattatccggcacagtgttttatattttgattgtttCTATAGGAAATATGTGGTTTATGACCctatattattcaaatttttgtttcaGTTGTTTTGGGGAAGCTTTAAAGAAGCACACTAAATTgtacattattattttgtaaaaagaaaaaaaaaattatacatccAAGCACTTGCTAATGCATTCTGTATACTAACTATTAGTTAACTTTAACATAGTTTGACCCATCAAAAACTACAAACCTTCTTTTTCTAATCCAATATGGCGATTGCAGGTGTTTGTGCATTTCCTGTCTAGCAACCTTCTTTGTAAGAGCGCGCGCCGTGTGCAACAACAGAAATCGATATAAAGGGGCAAACTTTTAAACAAGATTGAAAGGGTTGTTTTTCAATAGCAGTAACGAAAAAGAGATATAATTCAGTAAAATTCATTCACTTCATAGATTCTTTTGTGGCAACTTTTCATTTACATTCATCTGGTGTTTAGAGCTATTTAAATAAGTATTATGGAAGAAAAAtcgattgatttatttttattataatatctgTATAGTAACTTAAAAGGGTAGATATAAGGAAATAGTTCAACATAACTATGAGTCCTCATTTTCTATGCTTGTATTTACTCGCGTACGTGTAATTTTAGTTTCACTTTTAACTCTGTACAGAATTTTAGACATCCA
The window above is part of the Magallana gigas chromosome 10, xbMagGiga1.1, whole genome shotgun sequence genome. Proteins encoded here:
- the LOC105333688 gene encoding uncharacterized protein, which gives rise to MYYSKTPQCALCDTPNPQLSYCNKCYVDLCETCVEKHVSSYSVKHRIVTFKERKKEPKYPKCSRHIGRPCKRFCLTCNIPSCGQCYSSYEHKGHYLVEFFVNLAKAREEISTDLQELENSIYPEYQKFAPYILSLRTNLKKDSRKLANDLNKRREELIREIDDIINKLTSDFVDVKNNFLFALNKQEHEIKQTVPEVIQSIEELKKLSNSNDGCLVSEYISRNAEFRMLLNEIEVCLPIFTPGKLNKKKFWRQFGSLSLPSVETENYTNNIESSETSQSPPVQPLPDVPQSPERNPSPPVLHLPDVAQFPVMNPFLLPQPLLDVPQSPETTPSPPLRPLLDVPQILKAIDTGSANLSSVALLSDEELWTTGNDCIITLHNLQGQLLQSVQTKSGIKPSDIAVTWNGDLVYIIIDPPFRTVNKIVNTQVQELLTLREWRPRHVCCTISGDILVVMVSDDKQTKVVRYFAYGSKEIQFNDKVDPLYSSGQYSLYISSNRNGDICVADNEAGAVVVVSESGKFRFTYTGSQAYNRKLSFIPVGIATDSSFRILTSDRLNNCIHIIDQNGEFLRYIDSCDLDDLWGLCVDTKDNLFVAEWKKGQVKKIQYCEEIN
- the LOC105333549 gene encoding prolyl 4-hydroxylase subunit alpha-1, with the protein product MKQQNRSRHRKPNLQQTGNDKEKHSSVQSEKDSKNRVSLELVIFRTSFAIILVGFLVYGLYMSYSVAKSSERVDGRTVVQRDNGDTFVELDSDIDDTEDGTVSSKEQQRKPSVKQEIPVKLSEKSETETPTEKKPLQPSKTDQTQKSRLSKSQNQNGGKSQKNNKQKTTTLSSGNVKEIEKEVEEFKATYLKKMSPKKIFVDGRRLPPVELLPQKPNNSSVRVFLYDEFLSEQECDGLMRAHDSHVKESSKINPLICFDTIETLRKHIKTARKKVKVTPADFIPGTFCVNETFSRQLSDWLKSNWSYSTAFYPGESKFSKIMEFRVKEATQLQPENGGKFQITSYPQGIGYKTHTDCIEDNTDERDRMATILVYLQDVEDGGETKFPELGIWVKPRKGRALVWNNMNEDGKCEALSVHNAAKVNKGHKYILQRWYYYKNFYSLGKRPPEPELPVRASGTPRVNCDEYEKGSCRWYDEWNYEHLVDYRNQRINLK